Proteins encoded within one genomic window of Pectobacterium araliae:
- a CDS encoding glycerate kinase, translating to MKIVIAPDSYKESLSAQEVATQIEKGFREIFPDACYVKLPVADGGEGTVEAMVAATDGKIVNVKVTGPLGDNIDAFFGLSGDEKTAFIEMAAASGLERVPSQLRNPLKTTSYGTGELIRCALDHGVQHCIIGIGGSATNDGGSGMVQALGAKLLDKQDQQIGFGGGELDKLTRIDISELDERIKGCRFEVACDVTNPLTGKQGASAIFGPQKGATPEMIERLDNALKHYAAVIRHDLDMDVEQVPGAGAAGGMGAALQAFCGAELRQGIEIVTEALGLDELVRDATLVITGEGRIDSQTIHGKVPIGVARVAKQYNKPVIGIAGSLTADVGVVHEHGLDAVFSVLYNICSLEEALDNAAENVRMTARNIAATIRLAQSVSP from the coding sequence ATGAAAATAGTGATCGCACCGGATTCTTATAAAGAAAGCCTGTCTGCACAAGAGGTTGCTACGCAGATTGAAAAGGGATTTCGTGAAATATTTCCCGATGCCTGCTATGTCAAATTGCCCGTTGCAGATGGTGGAGAAGGCACGGTTGAAGCCATGGTTGCTGCGACCGATGGCAAGATTGTGAATGTTAAGGTGACAGGACCGCTAGGCGATAATATTGACGCGTTCTTTGGCCTGTCTGGCGATGAAAAAACGGCGTTCATTGAGATGGCGGCGGCAAGCGGCCTGGAACGCGTACCTTCGCAACTGCGTAATCCGTTAAAGACCACGAGCTATGGTACAGGTGAGTTAATTCGCTGCGCGTTAGATCACGGTGTTCAGCACTGCATCATTGGGATTGGCGGGAGCGCAACCAATGACGGCGGGTCGGGCATGGTACAAGCGCTGGGTGCGAAATTGTTGGATAAGCAAGACCAACAGATTGGTTTTGGTGGTGGAGAACTCGACAAGCTTACCCGCATTGATATCAGCGAGCTGGATGAGCGTATCAAAGGCTGCCGTTTTGAAGTGGCCTGTGATGTGACCAACCCGTTGACGGGGAAACAGGGGGCATCAGCGATTTTTGGTCCTCAGAAAGGTGCAACGCCGGAGATGATCGAACGGTTGGATAATGCATTGAAGCATTATGCCGCAGTAATCCGTCACGATCTGGACATGGACGTGGAACAGGTCCCCGGCGCGGGGGCGGCTGGTGGTATGGGGGCGGCGCTACAGGCTTTTTGCGGCGCGGAGCTTCGTCAGGGAATAGAAATTGTCACGGAAGCGTTGGGGCTGGATGAACTGGTACGCGATGCCACGCTGGTGATTACCGGCGAAGGGCGCATCGACAGCCAGACGATCCATGGCAAAGTACCGATTGGCGTAGCGCGCGTCGCCAAGCAGTACAATAAACCGGTGATTGGCATTGCAGGCAGCCTGACTGCAGATGTCGGCGTGGTGCATGAACATGGTCTGGACGCCGTATTCAGCGTGCTTTACAACATCTGCTCACTAGAAGAAGCGCTGGATAATGCGGCAGAGAATGTACGGATGACGGCACGTAATATCGCCGCCACGATCCGACTGGCGCAGTCTGTGTCGCCCTGA
- the garL gene encoding 2-dehydro-3-deoxyglucarate aldolase: MKTPLLPNRFRQDLQQGKTLIGCWCALGNPISTEVLGLAGFDWLVLDGEHAPNDIVTFIPQLMALKGSHSAPVVRPPCNEPIIIKRLLDIGFNNFLIPFVETAEEAARAVASTRYPPAGIRGVSVAHRSNSYGTEPDYFAKINDNITIVVQIESQDGLDNLDAIIAVDGVDGVFVGPSDLSAALGYLGQPNHPDVQKAIRHIFDRAAAHNKPCGILAPVEADARRYLEWGASFVAVGSDLGVFRSATQALSDKYKK, from the coding sequence ATGAAGACTCCGCTGTTACCTAACCGTTTTCGCCAAGATTTGCAGCAGGGGAAAACGCTGATTGGCTGCTGGTGTGCGCTGGGCAACCCGATTTCAACTGAAGTGCTGGGGCTGGCGGGATTCGACTGGCTGGTGCTGGATGGAGAACATGCGCCTAACGATATCGTGACGTTTATTCCTCAGCTAATGGCGCTGAAAGGCAGCCACAGTGCGCCCGTCGTTCGTCCGCCATGCAATGAGCCGATCATCATCAAACGACTGCTGGATATCGGGTTCAATAACTTCCTGATTCCTTTCGTGGAAACGGCGGAAGAAGCCGCGCGTGCGGTTGCCTCCACCCGTTATCCGCCAGCGGGTATTCGCGGCGTTTCCGTGGCGCATCGTAGCAATAGCTACGGCACCGAACCGGACTATTTCGCCAAGATTAACGACAACATTACCATCGTGGTGCAAATCGAAAGTCAGGACGGGTTGGACAATCTGGATGCGATCATTGCGGTTGATGGTGTAGACGGCGTATTCGTTGGCCCGAGCGATCTATCTGCGGCGCTGGGTTACCTCGGTCAGCCTAACCACCCTGACGTGCAAAAGGCGATCCGCCACATCTTCGATCGCGCAGCAGCGCATAACAAACCGTGCGGCATTCTGGCACCGGTTGAAGCCGATGCGCGTCGCTATCTGGAATGGGGCGCAAGCTTCGTTGCGGTTGGTAGCGACCTGGGCGTGTTCCGCAGCGCAACACAGGCGCTGAGCGACAAGTACAAGAAGTAA
- the garR gene encoding 2-hydroxy-3-oxopropionate reductase: MKIGFIGLGIMGKPMSKNLLKAGYSLVVMDRNLDAVAEVVAAGATAAETPKQVAEQSDVIITMLPNSPHVKEVVLGENGVIDGARAGSIVVDMSSIAPLASREIATALAVKEIAMLDAPVSGGEPKAIDGTLSVMVGGDKVQFDRCFEILKSMAGSVVHTGDIGAGNVTKLANQVIVALNIAAMSEALVLATKAGVNPDLVYQAIRGGLAGSTVLDAKAPMVMDRNFKPGFRIDLHIKDLANALDTSHGVGAQLPLTAAVMEMMQALKADDLGSADHSALACYYEKLAKVEVTR; the protein is encoded by the coding sequence ATGAAAATTGGTTTTATTGGATTGGGCATCATGGGAAAACCGATGAGTAAAAATCTGCTGAAAGCAGGTTACTCATTAGTCGTGATGGATAGAAATTTGGACGCGGTTGCGGAAGTCGTGGCGGCAGGCGCAACGGCAGCTGAAACGCCGAAGCAGGTTGCGGAGCAGAGCGACGTTATCATCACCATGCTGCCTAACTCTCCACACGTTAAAGAGGTGGTGCTGGGCGAAAATGGCGTCATTGACGGCGCGCGTGCCGGAAGCATTGTGGTGGATATGAGTTCCATCGCACCGCTTGCCAGCCGTGAAATTGCTACCGCGCTGGCGGTGAAAGAGATCGCCATGCTGGACGCCCCGGTTAGCGGCGGTGAACCCAAAGCGATCGACGGCACGCTGTCCGTGATGGTGGGTGGTGACAAAGTGCAGTTTGACCGCTGCTTTGAAATTCTGAAATCCATGGCGGGCTCCGTAGTACATACCGGCGATATCGGGGCAGGCAACGTGACCAAACTGGCGAACCAGGTCATTGTGGCATTGAACATTGCCGCGATGTCTGAAGCGCTGGTGCTGGCGACGAAGGCAGGCGTTAACCCCGACCTGGTTTATCAGGCGATTCGCGGTGGGTTAGCAGGCAGCACGGTGCTGGATGCGAAAGCGCCGATGGTGATGGATCGTAACTTCAAGCCGGGATTTCGCATCGATCTGCATATCAAAGATCTGGCGAACGCGCTGGATACCTCACACGGCGTCGGCGCACAGCTGCCGTTAACGGCGGCTGTGATGGAAATGATGCAGGCGCTGAAAGCGGACGATCTGGGATCGGCTGACCACAGTGCACTGGCGTGCTATTACGAGAAACTGGCTAAAGTAGAAGTTACGCGATAA
- the gudD gene encoding glucarate dehydratase, with the protein MTLQSSTPVITHMQVIPVAGHDSMLLNLSGAHAPYFTRNIVILKDNAGNTGVGEIPGGEKIRQTLEDAAALVVGKTLGEYKNVMTAVRAQFADRDSSGRGLQTFDLRTTIHVVTGIEAAMLDLLGQFLNVSVASLLGDGQQRDAVEMLGYLFYIGDRNKTDLPYQSQANEKCDWYRLRHEEALTPETIVHLAEAAYEKYGFNDFKLKGGVLAGSEEAEAVTALAKRFPQARITLDPNGAWSLDEAIGLGKQLRGVLAYAEDPCGAEQGFSGREVMAEFRRATGLPTATNMIATDWRQMGHTISLQSVDIPLADPHFWTMQGSVRVAQMCHEWGLTWGSHSNNHFDISLAMFTQVAAAAPGKITAIDTHWIWQEGNQRLTKEPLQIVGGMVEVPKKPGLGVELDLDQVMKAHELYKNMGLGARNDAMGMQYLIPEWTFDNKRPCLVR; encoded by the coding sequence ATGACATTGCAAAGTTCAACGCCGGTGATTACCCACATGCAGGTTATTCCGGTTGCAGGTCACGACAGTATGTTGCTCAACCTGAGTGGCGCACATGCACCTTATTTCACTCGCAACATTGTGATTCTGAAAGATAACGCCGGGAATACTGGCGTCGGAGAAATTCCCGGCGGTGAGAAAATCCGTCAGACGCTGGAAGATGCTGCCGCACTGGTGGTGGGCAAAACGCTGGGCGAATACAAAAACGTGATGACGGCGGTGCGTGCGCAGTTCGCCGACCGCGATTCTTCCGGGCGCGGTTTGCAGACGTTCGATCTGCGTACCACCATCCATGTCGTCACGGGGATCGAAGCCGCCATGCTCGATCTGCTGGGGCAATTCCTCAACGTCAGTGTGGCCTCGCTGCTGGGTGATGGGCAGCAGCGTGATGCCGTCGAGATGCTGGGTTACCTGTTCTACATTGGCGATCGTAATAAAACCGATCTGCCTTACCAGAGCCAGGCGAATGAAAAATGCGACTGGTATCGTCTGCGCCACGAAGAAGCCCTGACGCCGGAAACCATCGTGCATCTGGCTGAGGCGGCATATGAAAAATACGGTTTCAATGATTTCAAACTGAAAGGCGGCGTCCTGGCTGGTAGCGAAGAGGCAGAAGCGGTGACCGCGCTGGCGAAACGCTTCCCGCAGGCGCGCATCACGCTAGACCCGAACGGTGCCTGGTCGCTAGATGAAGCCATTGGTCTGGGCAAACAACTGCGTGGCGTGTTGGCGTATGCAGAAGATCCGTGCGGCGCGGAACAGGGTTTCTCCGGCCGTGAAGTGATGGCCGAGTTCCGCCGTGCGACGGGGCTGCCTACCGCGACCAACATGATCGCCACCGACTGGCGGCAGATGGGTCACACCATTTCACTGCAATCGGTCGATATCCCGTTAGCCGATCCGCACTTCTGGACGATGCAAGGCTCTGTTCGTGTGGCGCAGATGTGCCACGAATGGGGCTTAACCTGGGGCTCTCACTCCAACAACCACTTTGATATCTCACTGGCCATGTTTACCCAGGTCGCCGCAGCGGCTCCGGGCAAGATTACGGCGATTGATACGCACTGGATTTGGCAGGAAGGCAACCAACGCCTGACGAAAGAACCGTTGCAGATTGTTGGCGGTATGGTGGAAGTGCCGAAAAAACCGGGGCTGGGTGTCGAACTGGACCTGGATCAGGTAATGAAAGCACACGAACTGTATAAAAACATGGGATTAGGCGCACGTAACGACGCAATGGGAATGCAGTACCTTATTCCTGAGTGGACGTTTGATAATAAACGTCCGTGTCTGGTTCGCTAA